The following proteins are encoded in a genomic region of Nicotiana sylvestris chromosome 4, ASM39365v2, whole genome shotgun sequence:
- the LOC138889202 gene encoding uncharacterized protein, whose translation MEDIFKIKQGDSKLLREFVDRFHRERMILPRVPDNWAAMAFASNLNEKSSEATRRLKESLYSTKPRIEEDTISRSQKEEKHLRIGSGVKRHGDKVHWPKKMRSNPNRRNPDHWCEFHNDHGHKTADCILLQGEVDHLLKQGYLIELFSEKGKQAYMKNRQEPPKPPSPKRTVNVISGGEEINGVMYTAANKVSKVTITHGKRVRHVLEEESITFDDVDADGVLTPHNDALVISLFVHDTNVKRVLIDLDSSVNIILLRVLHEMQAEDKLVPKAHTLSGFDNSTVVTKGDITLTTFAEGVVKDTKFQVVEMEMTYNMILGRPWIHEMDVVPSTLHQVIKFPSPWRIRQIRGSPEDHIVSYGYVKNPVIQDEVQKLLIDANN comes from the exons atggaggatattttcaaaatcaagcaaggagatTCAAAGTTGCTTAGGGAGTTCGTGGATAGGTTCCATCGTGAAAGAATGATATTACCACGCGTACCAGATAATTGGGCAGCTATGGCTTTTGCCAGTAACTTGAATGAGAAAAGTTCAGAAGCCACAAgacgactcaaggaaagtct ATACAGCACGAAGccgaggatagaagaagacactATCTCCCGATCTCAGAAAGAGGAGAAG CACTTAAGAATTGGTAGCGGTGTTAAGAGGCATGGGGATAAGGTGCATTGGCCAAAAAAAATGAGATCAAATCCAAATAGGCGCAATCCTGATCActggtgtgaatttcacaacgatcatggTCATAAAACGGCAGATTGCATATTGCTACAAGgcgaagttgatcatttattaaagcaagggtatctcattgaattattcagtgagaaaggtaagcaagcatacatgaagaacaggcaggagccccctaaacctccttctcccaaaaggaccgTTAATGTTATAAGCGGGGGTGAAGAAATCAATGGTGTAATGTACACTGCAGCCAATAAAGtttccaaagtcacaattacccaCGGAAAGCGGGTGCGACATGTCTTAGAGGAAGAAAGCATTACGTTTGATGATGTAGATGCAGATGGCGTGTTAACTccacataacgatgcactggtaatatctctatttgtacatgatactaatgtgaaacgagttttaaTTGATCTAgatagttccgtgaacattattctgCTGAGAGTACTGcacgagatgcaagctgaagataaactagtaccaaaggcgcatactttgTCTGGATTCGACAATTCCACCGTTGTGACGAAAGGGGATATAACACTTACTACATTCGCAGAAGGggttgtcaaagatacaaagtttcaggtggtagagatggagatgacttacaatatgatccttgggagaccatggatacacgagatggatgtcgttccgtctaccttacatcaagttattaaatttccatcaccatggagGATACGTCAAATCCGTGGGTCTCCCGAGGATCATATTGTAAGCTATGGATACGTCAAAAATccggtgattcaagatgaggtccaaaaattaCTAATAGATGCAAACAATTAG